The proteins below are encoded in one region of Elgaria multicarinata webbii isolate HBS135686 ecotype San Diego chromosome 8, rElgMul1.1.pri, whole genome shotgun sequence:
- the DIPK2A gene encoding divergent protein kinase domain 2A translates to MLRLVSLKLGRLYRYVKLAVLGILAAALALNSPSLLASLQRNELAERRFLQLNKCPACWGTSWCRKFLNGQLRLESWGRLRLLDFLNVKNVYFARYGEPREGSRRVVLKRLGSARELADIDAKICRRATGRGRCDLLQALHATEFASINGDVRLLTPDVVEGWSDLVHCPSQRLLDRLVRRYAETKDSGSFLLRNLKDSERMQLLITLAFNPEPLVLQSFPSDEGWPFAKYLGACGRMVAVNYVGEELWSYFNAPWEKRVDLAWQLMEIAEQLTNNDFEFALYLLDVSFDNFAVGPRDGKVIIVDAENVLVADKRLIKQNKPENWDVWYESKFDDCDKEACLSFSKEILCTRVTVDHNYYAVCQNLLSKHATWRGTSGGLLHDPPPEIAKDGRLEALLDECANPKKRYGRFQAAKELREYLGRLSNNVR, encoded by the exons ATGCTCCGGCTGGTGTCGCTGAAGTTGGGGCGGCTGTACCGCTACGTGAAGCTGGCGGTGCTGGGCATCCTGGCGGCGGCGCTGGCCCTCAACTCGCCTTCGCTGCTGGCCTCGCTGCAGCGCAACGAGCTGGCCGAGCGGCGCTTCCTGCAACTGAACAAGTGCCCGGCCTGCTGGGGCACCAGCTGGTGCCGCAAGTTCCTCAACGGGCAGCTGCGCCTGGAGAGCTGGGGCCGCCTGCGCCTCCTCGACTTCCTCAACGTCAAGAACGTCTACTTCGCGCGCTACGGGGAGCCCCGCGAGGGCAGCCGCCGCGTCGTGCTCAAGCGCCTGGGCTCCGCGCGGGAGCTCGCCGACATCGACGCCAAGATCTGCCGGCGCGCCACCGGCAGGGGACGCTGCGACCTGCTCCAGGCCCTGCACGCCACCGAGTTCGCCAGCATCAACGGCGACGTCCGGCTCCTCACCCCCGACGTCGTGGAGGGCTGGTCGGACCTGGTGCACTGCCCGTCGCAGCGCCTCCTCGACCGCCTCGTCCGCCGCTACGCCGAGACCAAGGACTCGGGCAGCTTCCTGCTGCGCAACCTCAAGGACTCGGAGCGCATGCAGCTCCTCATCACGCTCGCCTTCAACCCGGAGCCCCTCGTGCTGCAG AGTTTTCCGTCTGATGAGGGATGGCCATTTGCAAAGTATTTGGGAGCATGTGGAAGAATGGTGGCTGTCAACTATGTGGGAGAAGAACTATGGAGTTACTTCAATGCCCCATGGGAAAAACGAGTGGACCTGGCATGGCAGTTAATGGAAATAGCGGAGCAGCTGACAAACAATGACTTTGAATTTGCACTCTACCTCCTTGATGTCAGCTTTGACAACTTTGCAGTAGGCCCTAGAGATGGGAAGGTCATCATTGTGGATGCTGAAAATGTTTTGGTGGCAGATAAAAGGTTAATCAAACAAA ATAAACCTGAAAACTGGGATGTATGGTATGAAAGCAAGTTTGATGACTGTGATAAGGAAGCTTGTCTCTCTTTTTCAAAGGAGATTTTGTGCACTCGTGTCACTGTGGACCACAACTACTATGCTGTTTGCCAGAACCTTTTATCAAAACATGCCACTTGGCGTGGCACTTCTGGAGGGCTTCTTCACGATCCTCCACCTGAAATTGCCAAAGATGGTCGACTTGAGGCCTTGCTGGATGAGTGTGCCAATCCAAAGAAACGATATGGTAGATTCCAAGCTGCAAAAGAATTACGTGAATACCTTGGACGACTAAGTAATAATGTGAGGTAG